GTCCTGCTCACCTCGCACGGCCCGACCGCCGAGGCGAAGGCGGGGCCGCTGGCCGGCGTCTTTTGTGCGCGAAGGGCCTCCGCCTGACACCGTGCCCGCCGAGCATGGAGGCATGGACGCCGTGATCGACCTCCTGCGGGACACCGTCATGTCGCCGTGGGTCTACCTGGTGCTGATCGGCGCCACCGCGATCGACGCGTTCTTTCCGGCGATACCGAGCGAGGCCGCGGTGATCACTGCTGCCGTCCTGTCCTCCGCCGGCGGGCACCCCAACCTGGTCGGCGTGATCCTGTCCGCCGGGGTCGGCGCGCTGATCGGCGATCACATCTCGTACGCCATCGGGCGCGCCGGCGGCGCGCGCCGGCTGGCCCGCCTGCCCGATCGAAGCCGGCGCCGGGCCGGTTCGGAGTGGGCCCGCCGGGCGGTCCAACGCCGGGGCGGCCTTATCCTCACCACCTCCCGCTACATCCCGGGCGGACGGACGGCGGTGACCCTCACCATGGGCGCGGTCCGCTATCCCCGGCGCAAGTTCCTGCTGTTCGACGCGGTCGCGGCGCTCACCTGGGGGCTCTACTGCGGTCTGCTCGGCTACTTCGGCGGGCTCGCGTTCGAGCGCGACCCGATCAAGGGCGTACTCACCGGGCTGGGGCTGGCCGTCGCGGTCACACTGGGCCTGGAGTTCGTCCGGAAGCTGCGCCGCCGCGCCCACCGCCGGGCGGCCCGCCGCGAGTGACCGGGGCCGTCACTCCAGCAGGTCGGCGTCGTGCACGAGAATGGCGAGCTGCACCCGGTTGGCCACGCCGAGCTTGGCCAGCGCCCGGCTGACATGCGTCTTCACGGTGGCCTCGCTGACGCCCACCCGGCGGGCGACCTCGGCGTTACCGTCGCCCCTGGCCACCTCGCGGACGATCACCGCCTCCCGGTCGGTGAGCCGGGCCAGTCGCTGCCGGGCCGCGTCCCGCCGCGCCGGGCCGCGCTCGGCGAAGGAGCTGATCAGTCGCCGGGTCACCGTCGGGGCCAGCATCGCGTTCCCGGCGGCAACGGTGCGTACCGCGGCGGCGAGGTCCCGGGGCGGCGTGTCCTTCAGCAGGAAGCCGACCGCGCCGGCGCGGAGCGCCTCGTGTACGTACTCGTCGAGGTCGAAGGTGGTCAGCATGACCACCTTCGGTCCGGCGGCCACGATCGCGGGGGCCGCGGCCAGGCCGTCGAGGCCGGGCATGCGGACGTCCAGCAGCACCACGTCGGGCCGCAGCCGCTCGGCGGCGGCCAGCGCCTCGGTCCCGTCGGCGGCCTCACCGACCACGGTGACGTCCGGCGCCGCTTCCAGGATCAGCCGCAGCCCGGCGCGGATGAGCTGCTCGTCGTCCGCGATCACCACCCGGATCATGTGGTCTCCCCGGCCGGCACCAGTGCGCGCAGCAGGAAGCCCCCATCGGGGGTCGGCCCGGCCGTCAGCCGCCCGCCGGTCAACTCCACCCGCTCCCGCAGGCCGACCAGGCCGAGCCCGGCGCCGGGCAGCACCGGGCCCGGTCGGTCGGACGGGTCGTTGCGGACGGTGACCTCGATCCCGTCGATCAGGTGCCGCAGGCGGACGGCGACGGCCGCGTCCGGGGCGTGTTTCCGCACGTTCGTCAGCCCTTCCTGGACCACCCGGTGCACGGTCCGGGCCACCGCGCCCGGCATCGGCCCGGGCGCCACCTCGTCGGTCAGGCTCACCCGTAGGCCGGCCACGCGCGACTCGCGGACCAGTTCGCCGACCGCGTCCCGGCCGGGCAGCGGTGGTGGGGGTTCCTGGCGCAGCACGCCGAGCACCTCTCGCAGGTCGGTCAGCGCCGCCCGGCCGGTGGACCGGATCAGCGCGGCCGTCTCGACAGTGGCCGGGTCGGCGGTGGTCACCTCCAGCGCGCCCGCGTGCACCACCATGAGCGAGACCCGGTGCGCCACCACGTCGTGCATCTCCCGCGCGATCCTGGCCCGCTCCTCGGCCCGGGCCCGGTCGGCACGCGCCTCCTGCTCGCGTTCCAGCCGCTCGGCCCGGTCCCGCAGCGCGGCCAGGGCGTCCCGGCGGGCCCCGATCCAGAGCCCGACGATCGCCGGGGCGATCACCAGCCAGGCGTAGAACAACGCCGCGTTGCCGGCGGTGGCGACGACCAGGCGGCGTTCGCCGCCCATCGCGGCGCCGACCGCCACGCCCGCCAGCAGCACGGGGAACGTCCCGAGCAGGTACGCGGCGAGCTGCCGGCCCCGCAGACAGGTGCCGGCGCGCCAGGATGCGACCACGACGGCCGCCCAGGCGGCCAGGACCAGCCAGCACACGGCGGCCGCGGCGGGTAGCACCCAGCGGCGTGGCGCGAGCACCGACGCACCCGTGGCCAGCGCGAGCGGGAGGATCACCACGGTCGGCAGCGGCGAGCGGACGCCGAGCCCGCCGGTCGCCGAGGCCCAGGTGGCGGCGGCCACCGTCAGGGCCAGCAGCGCCGGAAGGTGCGGTTCGACGCGCCGGACGGCACCCAGCCAGGTGGTCACCCCGCGAGCCTAGGCCCGGTGCGCCCTCGGTGGGACCGGGCTCGGGGAGGGTTGGGTGTCGACCCCGAGACCGCCTCGGGGTACGGCACGACGAAAGTGGACCCCCGGGGCCGACCGTCGGCAGATTCCGCCGACCGCCGGCTGGACCAGCATCGACGCCATGGATGCCGCTCTCGAACTGCTCCACGACACGATCTCCTCGCCCTGGGTCTATCTGGCACTGTTCGCCATCGCGGTGGTGGACGGGTTCTTCCCCGTCGTGCCGAGCGAGACCGCCGTCATCACCGCCGGCGTGTTCGCCGCCACCGGCCAGCCCGACCTGCCGCTGGTGATCGGCGTGGCCGCGCTCGGCGCGCTGGTCGGCGACCACGTCTCCTACGCGATCGGCCGGCACGGCGGAGCGCGGCTGCTGGACCGGCTGCCCCGGGGCAGCCGGCGGCGGGCCGCGGTGGACCGGGCCCGGCGCGGCATCGCGGTGCGCGGAGGGCTCATCCTCACCGTGGCCCGGTACGTGCCGGGCGGCCGGACCGCGGTCACCCTCACCATGGGGGCGACCCGGTTCTCCCGCCGGCGGTTCCTCGCCTTCGACGCGCTGGCCGCCGCCACCTGGGGCACCTACTCGGCGTCGGTGGGCTACCTCGGCGGGCTCGCGTTCGAGCGGGACCCGATCCGCGGACTGCTGTTCGGGCTGGGACTGGCCCTCGGCGTGACGGTGGTGGTGGAGGTGGTGCGCTGGGCTCGGGGCCGGCGGAAGCCGCGGCCGTCAGGCGCGGCCGCCGCCATCGCAGGCGTTGAGCAGGGCGGCCCCCGCCTCACACCCCCGGGCGCCAGGTGACGCCGCGCAACAGCTGGTCGGCGCCGAGCCAGGCCACGTTCATCATCCGGGTGGCGGTCTTCTCGGGGTCGGCCTCGGGATGGTCGGCCAGCCAGTCGGCGAGGGACTCACTGGCGCCGACCAGGGCGTACGCGACCACCTCCAGGTCGATGGCGGCCACCTCGCGGCCCTTCGCACGCAGCGCGTGGTCGAGCATCCCCGCGACCACCTCGACCAGTCGTGCCCGCATGGCGGCCAGCTCACCGGCGAAGGGCTGCTCACCGCGGGCCTGCCGGTAGAGCACCGCCCAGCCGTCCCGGTGCGCCCCGACGAAACCGAAGAACGCCCGCAGCCCTCGCCACAGCCGCTCGTCGGCGGGCAGGTCCGGGGCGGCCGCCCCGGCGATGGCCTGCGTCATCCGGGTGCCCTCCCGGTGCAGGCAGGCGACGAACAGCTCCTCCTTGGTGCCCAGGTACGCGTAGACCATGGGCTTGGAGATGCCGGCGTCCTCGGCGATCTCGTCCATGCTGGCCCCGTGGAACCCGCGCCGGGAGAAGACCTTGACGGCCGCGTCGAGCATCTGCTGCTCGCGTACGGCCCGGGGCAGGCGCTTGAAGGTCGGCGTACTGGACACCTTGCGAGCATACCTACCCGTGCGTAAGGTTACGCCAGAGTAACCAAAGTCGCCCCGCCCGAGAGGTGTATCCCCCATGACTGACTTCGACCCGGCGAACTTCGCCAACGTCGGCCCGAAGGAGTTCGCCCAGCTGGTCAAGTCCACCCCGGACGACAAGATCGCCGCAGTCATGTCCGGCGACCTGCGCGGCAAGGTGCTGAGTGAGGTCTTCAACCGGATGCCGTCGCTCTTCCGGGCCGACCGCGCCGGCTCGACCAACGCGGTCATCCACTGGACCATCACCGGCCGCCCCGACGGCGGCAGCGACACCTACGAGGTGGTCATCGAGAACGGCACCTGCACCGTCTCGGACACCCCGCAGCGCGACCCGAAGCTCACCCTGACCCTGGGCCCGGTCGAGTTCCTCAAGATCGTGTCGGGTGGGGCGAACCCGGTCATGATGTTCATGACCGGCAAGCTCAAGGCCAAGGGCGACCTGGGCCTGGCCGCCAACATCGCCAACCTGTTCGACATCCCCAAGGCCTGAGATGGCCGAGTTCTCGCTCGACCTGTCCGAGGAACAGCGGGACCTCCGCGACTGGGTGCACGGCTTCGCGGCCGACGTCGTGCGCCCGGCCGCGGCCGAGTGGGACGCCCGCGAAGAGACCCCCTGGCCGGTCATCCAGGAGGCCGCGAAGGTCGGCCTCTACGGCTTCGAGTTCCTCGCCACCTGCTGGGCCGACCCCACCGGCCTCTCCCTTCCGATCGCCAGCGAAGAGCTCTTCTGGGGTGACGCCGGCATCGGCCTCAGCATCTTCGGCACCTCGCTCGCCGTCGCCGCCATCTACGGCACCGGCACACCCGACCAGCTGGTCGAGTGGGTGCCGCAGTGCTTCGGCTCCGTCGACGAGCCCGCCGTGGCCGCGTTCTGCAGCACCGAGCCGGAGGCCGGCTCCGACGTCGGGGCGATGCGCACCCGCGCCGTCTACGACGAGGCCACCGACGAGTGGGTGCTCAACGGGCAGAAGGCGTACGCCACCAACGGCGGCATCGCCGGGGTCCACGTCGTCACCGCCTCGATCGAGCCGTCGCTCGGGTCCCGGGGACAGGCGGCGTTCGTCGTACCGCCCGGCACCGCGGGACTCAGCGCGACCCGCAAGCTCCGCAAGCTGGGGCTGCGCGCGTCGCACACCGCCGACGTCTTCCTCGACGACGTACGGGTCCCTGGAAGCTGCCTGCTGGGCGGCCGGGAGGCGCTGCGGGAGCGCCTCGACCGGGCCCGTTCCGGGCGGCGCGCCTCCGGGCAGGCGGCGATGCGGACGTTCGAGATCACCCGGCCCACCGTCGGCGCGCAGGCGCTCGGCGTCGCCCGCGCCGCCTACGAGTACGCCCTGGACTACGCGAAGGACCGGGTCCAGTTCGGACGCCCCATCATCGAGAACCAGGCGGTCGCGTTCGCGCTGGCCGACATGAAGATGGAGATCGACGCGGCGCGGCTGCTGGTCTGGCGCGCCTCCTGGATGGGGCGCAACAACCGGCCGTTCACCGCGGGCGAGGGCTCGATGTCCAAGCTGAAGGCCGGCGAGGTCGCCGTCGCGGTGACCGAGAAGGCCGTCCAACTGCTCGGCGGCGCCGGCTTCCTGCGCGACCACCCGGTCGAGCGCTGGTACCGGGACGCCAAGATCTACACCATCTTCGAGGGCACGTCCGAGATCCAGCGACTCGTCGTCTCGCGCGCGATCTCCGGGATGCAGATCCGCTGACCGGCCGGGCCGCCCCCGGGTGGCCCGGCCGCCGTCGCACCGCGGGTGCTGCCTTCGTCACCCCGCGCCACCGCCGAACTGCCGTACGCGGACACCCAGGGCATGATCAAGACAG
This genomic stretch from Micromonospora krabiensis harbors:
- a CDS encoding SCP2 sterol-binding domain-containing protein; its protein translation is MTDFDPANFANVGPKEFAQLVKSTPDDKIAAVMSGDLRGKVLSEVFNRMPSLFRADRAGSTNAVIHWTITGRPDGGSDTYEVVIENGTCTVSDTPQRDPKLTLTLGPVEFLKIVSGGANPVMMFMTGKLKAKGDLGLAANIANLFDIPKA
- a CDS encoding response regulator, translating into MIRVVIADDEQLIRAGLRLILEAAPDVTVVGEAADGTEALAAAERLRPDVVLLDVRMPGLDGLAAAPAIVAAGPKVVMLTTFDLDEYVHEALRAGAVGFLLKDTPPRDLAAAVRTVAAGNAMLAPTVTRRLISSFAERGPARRDAARQRLARLTDREAVIVREVARGDGNAEVARRVGVSEATVKTHVSRALAKLGVANRVQLAILVHDADLLE
- a CDS encoding DedA family protein, whose amino-acid sequence is MDAVIDLLRDTVMSPWVYLVLIGATAIDAFFPAIPSEAAVITAAVLSSAGGHPNLVGVILSAGVGALIGDHISYAIGRAGGARRLARLPDRSRRRAGSEWARRAVQRRGGLILTTSRYIPGGRTAVTLTMGAVRYPRRKFLLFDAVAALTWGLYCGLLGYFGGLAFERDPIKGVLTGLGLAVAVTLGLEFVRKLRRRAHRRAARRE
- a CDS encoding TetR/AcrR family transcriptional regulator, whose amino-acid sequence is MSSTPTFKRLPRAVREQQMLDAAVKVFSRRGFHGASMDEIAEDAGISKPMVYAYLGTKEELFVACLHREGTRMTQAIAGAAAPDLPADERLWRGLRAFFGFVGAHRDGWAVLYRQARGEQPFAGELAAMRARLVEVVAGMLDHALRAKGREVAAIDLEVVAYALVGASESLADWLADHPEADPEKTATRMMNVAWLGADQLLRGVTWRPGV
- a CDS encoding acyl-CoA dehydrogenase family protein yields the protein MAEFSLDLSEEQRDLRDWVHGFAADVVRPAAAEWDAREETPWPVIQEAAKVGLYGFEFLATCWADPTGLSLPIASEELFWGDAGIGLSIFGTSLAVAAIYGTGTPDQLVEWVPQCFGSVDEPAVAAFCSTEPEAGSDVGAMRTRAVYDEATDEWVLNGQKAYATNGGIAGVHVVTASIEPSLGSRGQAAFVVPPGTAGLSATRKLRKLGLRASHTADVFLDDVRVPGSCLLGGREALRERLDRARSGRRASGQAAMRTFEITRPTVGAQALGVARAAYEYALDYAKDRVQFGRPIIENQAVAFALADMKMEIDAARLLVWRASWMGRNNRPFTAGEGSMSKLKAGEVAVAVTEKAVQLLGGAGFLRDHPVERWYRDAKIYTIFEGTSEIQRLVVSRAISGMQIR
- a CDS encoding DedA family protein; this encodes MDAALELLHDTISSPWVYLALFAIAVVDGFFPVVPSETAVITAGVFAATGQPDLPLVIGVAALGALVGDHVSYAIGRHGGARLLDRLPRGSRRRAAVDRARRGIAVRGGLILTVARYVPGGRTAVTLTMGATRFSRRRFLAFDALAAATWGTYSASVGYLGGLAFERDPIRGLLFGLGLALGVTVVVEVVRWARGRRKPRPSGAAAAIAGVEQGGPRLTPPGAR
- a CDS encoding sensor histidine kinase; the protein is MTTWLGAVRRVEPHLPALLALTVAAATWASATGGLGVRSPLPTVVILPLALATGASVLAPRRWVLPAAAAVCWLVLAAWAAVVVASWRAGTCLRGRQLAAYLLGTFPVLLAGVAVGAAMGGERRLVVATAGNAALFYAWLVIAPAIVGLWIGARRDALAALRDRAERLEREQEARADRARAEERARIAREMHDVVAHRVSLMVVHAGALEVTTADPATVETAALIRSTGRAALTDLREVLGVLRQEPPPPLPGRDAVGELVRESRVAGLRVSLTDEVAPGPMPGAVARTVHRVVQEGLTNVRKHAPDAAVAVRLRHLIDGIEVTVRNDPSDRPGPVLPGAGLGLVGLRERVELTGGRLTAGPTPDGGFLLRALVPAGETT